In Cololabis saira isolate AMF1-May2022 chromosome 4, fColSai1.1, whole genome shotgun sequence, one DNA window encodes the following:
- the sik3 gene encoding serine/threonine-protein kinase SIK3 homolog isoform X1: MAAVSSGAAAGAAAAAGIPLPARPTPGMGMGPQNPRAPPSSGISVPPPGHAAAPRPPPARVGHYEIERTIGKGNFAVVKLATHVITKAKVAIKIVDKTQLDDENLKKIFREVQIMKMLKHPHIIRLYQVMETERMIYLVTEFASGGEIFDHLVAHGRMAEKDARKKFKQIVAAVHFCHCRNIVHRDLKAENLLLDHNLNIKIADFGFSNLFSRGQLLKTWCGSPPYAAPELFEGKEYDGPKVDIWSLGVVLYVLVCGALPFDGSTLQNLRARVLSGKFRIPFFMSTDCEYLIRHMLVLEPSRRLTMEQICKNKWMRHGDPDPEFDRLIAECEQVKTEREMELINEQVLMAMSEMGLDRERTLQSLQTDAYDHYSAIYSLLAERLKKHKSLRVAPPPPRSISYPLNPIQQTDQQGNPVSMTVPHVQLINPENQIVEPDGSMALDSDEGEEPSPEAMARYLSMRRHTVGVPDQRTEMPEDLQKLPPGFPRGALPQPPFPQLPPNMGQVHGFMPTPSLQPTQQLEYKEQSLLQPPTLQVLNCMGPLGRRASDGGANIQLHAQLLKRPRGPSPLVTSPHPNPAVAPVDEEGSDGEPDQEAVQRYLLNRSKRHTTHALMSTPHGESSTESQRPQGPRQRGGWAPDTHTRSTYKDCNTLHLPMERFSPVRRFSDGAASIQAFKAHLENNSLIRQLKQECEQLQKMYAAQQDERFLEHTQQQHILYQQEQQILHQQIQVVEGLSLGHGESQPSHLTHQLQRLRIQPSSPPPTHPSNHLFRQPNQSPPPGSAGLMQGHAGQSSVQYQHGAMYQGQNGSPPPTGLARVPLPANPQTASPRTTVPLAPGVPQQQQVTIQVQEVELGGGAPRQGNFLSTPGGHRVLGKQLSADNAETHSRSLGRFTSGYDQAQFSHHLFSADAASRGTSGIVGTYSPYLQGTSLKVPGLDGYPSGAAGTGSYGTPSALQQALLSPTPLDYCPPQQHVTPTLQGLLSPRHSLTGHTDPRLPPQDLAALLKRHTPRPLPTPGTPPSGAAQEFGEMLLLRQLNKGDGLDPPAPQGASGGQHYHLLQIRPPEVQPQPQHPSPAPCPSLAHSESMEEDDTPAGYHHPHEGLLVKAGDGHELLGPPRGGTPPYTSPTHRHGAYIRNAPATRESEHVECRPPEQAMEVPDHNGVGYSRGPQGEVYRSRGQLQRHHTIQCCDDAYDQAELMSGMSLLAGKALSSARMSDIHSTTSLSGSQQLHQREESVCDVEGELHAAACYHSSCTSDVLHSYKPPDLQYSMEQAGV; this comes from the exons GTGGCTATAAAAATAGTGGATAAGACTCAACTGGATGACGAAAACCTGAAGAAGATATTCAGAGAAGTGCAAATCATGAAGATGCTAAAGCACCCCCACATCATCCGCCTCTACCAG GTGATGGAGACGGAGAGGATGATCTATCTGGTAACAGAGTTTGCAAGTGGTGGAGAGATATTTG ATCACCTAGTGGCTCATGGGCGCATGGCGGAGAAGGACGCCAGGAAGAAGTTCAAGCAGATCGTGGCAGCAGTCCACTTCTGTCACTGCCGCAACATCGTCCACAGAGACTTAAAGGCTGAGAATCTGTTACTAGACCACAACCTCAACATCAAAATCGCAG ATTTTGGCTTCAGCAACCTGTTTTCTCGGGGGCAGCTGTTGAAGACGTGGTGCGGCAGTCCTCCCTACGCGGCTCCAGAGCTCTTTGAGGGCAAGGAATACGACGGCCCTAAAGTAGATATATGG AGCTTAGGGGTGGTGTTATACGTGCTGGTGTGCGGGGCCTTACCCTTTGACGGCAGCACTCTACAAAATTTGCGAGCACGTGTCCTCAGTGGAAAGTTCCGCATCCCTTTCTTCATGTCCACAG ACTGTGAGTACCTAATAAGACACATGTTGGTTCTGGAGCCCAGCAGACGGTTGACCATGGAGCAAATCTGTAAGAACAAGTGGATGAGACACGGAGATCCGGACCCGGAGTTTGACAGG TTGATAGCAGAGTGTGAGCAGGTGAAGacggagagagagatggagctcATCAACGAGCAGGTGTTGATGGCCATGTCTGAAATGGGTTTGGACCGAGAGCGCACACTTCAG TCCCTACAAACAGATGCGTATGATCACTACAGTGCCATTTACAGTCTGTTGGCTGAACGCCTCAAGAAACACAAGTCCCTGCGTGTCGCCCCACCCCCACCGCGATCTATCAGCTATCCTCTAAATCCTATTCAG CAGACAGACCAACAAGGTAATCCTGTTAGCATGACCGTTCCCCACGTCCAGCTCATCAACCCAGAGAACCAGATCGTTGAG CCCGACGGCAGCATGGCCCTGGACAGTGATGAGGGAGAAGAGCCGTCTCCTGAGGCCATGGCTCGCTACCTGTCAATGAGGCGACACACCGTGGGGGTACCCGACCAAAG GACGGAGATGCCAGAGGACCTCCAGAAGCTTCCACCGGGCTTCCCTCGGGGCGCGTTGCCCCAGCCTCCCTTTCCCCAGCTCCCCCCCAACATGGGCCAAGTGCACGGATTCATGCCCACACCGAGCCTGCAGCCGACACAGCAGCTGGAGTACAAG GAACaatcgctgctgcagccgcccACCCTGCAGGTGCTGAACTGCATGGGGCCCTTGGGTCGGAGAGCTTCCGACGGCGGGGCCAACATTCAGTTACACGCTCAGCTTCTGAAGAGGCCTCGGGGGCCGTCGCCGCTCGTCACCAGCCCG CATCCTAACCCTGCAGTAGCTCCGGTGGATGAGGAGGGTTCAGATGGAGAGCCAGATCAAGAGGCGGTGCAGAG GTACCTGTTGAACCGCTCCAAGCGGCACACGACGCACGCGCTCATGAGCACACCGCATGGCGAATCCTCGACAGAGTCACAGAGGCCACAGGGCCCCCGCCAGAGGGGGGGCTGGGCCCCCGACACACACACCCG ATCCACCTATAAGGACTGTAACACCCTTCATCTCCCCATGGAGCGCTTCTCTCCCGTCAGACGCTTCTCTGACGGCGCCGCGTCCATCCAGGCCTTCAAGGCTCATCTAGAGAACAACAGCCTCATCAGGCAACTCAAGCAG GAGTGTGAACAGCTCCAGAAGATGTATGCAGCCCAGCAGGACGAGCGCTTCCTGGAGCACACGCAGCAGCAGCACATCCTGTACCAGCAAGAGCAGCAGATCCTCCACCAGCAAATCCAGGTAGTCGAG GGTCTGTCTTTAGGCCATGGAGAGAGCCAGCCCAGTCACTTAACCCACCAGCTCCAGAG GTTGCGTATCCAGCCCTCCAGCCCTCCACCAACACATCCCAGCAACCACCTCTTCAGACAGCCCAATCAGAGTCCTCCGCCTGGCTCTGCAGGCTTAATGCAAGGGCACG CAGGTCAGTCATCAGTGCAGTACCAGCATGGTGCCATGTACCAAGGACAGAACGGCAGCCCGCCTCCAACAGGTCTGGCCCGGGTCCCCCTGCCAGCCAATCCACAGACAGCATCTCCCCGAACCACGGTTCCCCTCGCACCCGGCGTACCTCAGCAACAACAG GTGACCATTCAGGTGCAGGAAGTGGAGCTGGGAGGTGGAGCACCGAGGCAGGGCAACTTTTTGTCCACGCCTGGAGGACACAGAGTCCTCGGGAAACAGCTTAGCGCAGACAACGCTGAGACGCACAG CCGCAGCCTTGGCCGGTTCACGTCTGGCTATGACCAGGCCCAGTTCAGTCACCACCTGTTCTCCGCGGATGCTGCTTCCCGGGGAACCTCCGGAATCGTCGGCACCTACAGCCCCTACTTGCAAGGAACCTCCCTTAAAGTTCCCGGCCTGGATGGTTACCCGAGCGGGGCGGCAGGAACCGGCAGCTACGGGACGCCCTCGGCTCTGCAGCAGGCCCTACTTTCCCCAACACCTTTGGACTACTGCCCCCCACAACAGCATGTCACCCCCACCCTGCAGGGCCTCCTGTCTCCCCGCCATTCGTTAACGGGCCACACCGACCCCAGGCTGCCCCCCCAggacctggccgccctgctGAAGCGACACACCCCGCGCCCTCTTCCCACACCTGGGACGCCCCCCAGCGGCGCGGCGCAGGAGTTTGGAGAGATGCTGCTCCTCCGCCAGCTGAACAAAGGGGACGGTCTGGATCCCCCCGCGCCACAGGGGGCCTCCGGAGGGCAGCATTACCACCTGTTACAGATCAGACCCCCGGAGGTTCAGCCTCAGCCGCAGCACCCGAGTCCGGCGCCGTGTCCGAGCTTAGCTCACTCAGAGAGCATGGAGGAGGACGACACGCCCGCGGGTTACCACCACCCGCACGAAGGCCTGCTGGTCAAGGCAGGGGACGGGCACGAGCTGCTGGGGCCTCCTCGCGGAGGCACCCCGCCCTACACTTCTCCCACACACAGGCACGGGGCCTACATAAGGAATGCACCAGCTACTAGAG AATCTGAACATGTGGAGTGCCGACCCCCGGAACAGGCCATGGAAGTGCCGGACCACAACGGTGTGGGCTATTCCCGGGGTCCCCAGGGTGAGGTGTACAGATCCAGAGGACAGCTACAGCGCCACCACACCATCCAGTGCTGCGATGATGCCTAC GATCAGGCAGAGCTCATGTCGGGTATGAGCCTCTTGGCCGGCAAGGCTCTCAGCTCCGCTCGAATGTCGGACATTCACAGCACGACGTCGCTGTCGGGGAGCCAGCAGCTGCACCAGCGGGAGGAGTCAG TGTGTGACGTAGAAGGGGAGCTCCACGCAGCGGCCTGCTACCACTCCTCCTGCACCAGTGACGTGCTGCACAGCTACAAGCCCCCCGACCTGCAGTACAGCATGGAGCAGGCTGGGGTCTAG
- the sik3 gene encoding serine/threonine-protein kinase SIK3 homolog isoform X3, translated as MAAVSSGAAAGAAAAAGIPLPARPTPGMGMGPQNPRAPPSSGISVPPPGHAAAPRPPPARVGHYEIERTIGKGNFAVVKLATHVITKAKVAIKIVDKTQLDDENLKKIFREVQIMKMLKHPHIIRLYQVMETERMIYLVTEFASGGEIFDHLVAHGRMAEKDARKKFKQIVAAVHFCHCRNIVHRDLKAENLLLDHNLNIKIADFGFSNLFSRGQLLKTWCGSPPYAAPELFEGKEYDGPKVDIWSLGVVLYVLVCGALPFDGSTLQNLRARVLSGKFRIPFFMSTDCEYLIRHMLVLEPSRRLTMEQICKNKWMRHGDPDPEFDRLIAECEQVKTEREMELINEQVLMAMSEMGLDRERTLQSLQTDAYDHYSAIYSLLAERLKKHKSLRVAPPPPRSISYPLNPIQQTDQQGNPVSMTVPHVQLINPENQIVEPDGSMALDSDEGEEPSPEAMARYLSMRRHTVGVPDQRTEMPEDLQKLPPGFPRGALPQPPFPQLPPNMGQVHGFMPTPSLQPTQQLEYKEQSLLQPPTLQVLNCMGPLGRRASDGGANIQLHAQLLKRPRGPSPLVTSPHPNPAVAPVDEEGSDGEPDQEAVQRYLLNRSKRHTTHALMSTPHGESSTESQRPQGPRQRGGWAPDTHTRSTYKDCNTLHLPMERFSPVRRFSDGAASIQAFKAHLENNSLIRQLKQECEQLQKMYAAQQDERFLEHTQQQHILYQQEQQILHQQIQVVEGLSLGHGESQPSHLTHQLQRLRIQPSSPPPTHPSNHLFRQPNQSPPPGSAGLMQGHGQSSVQYQHGAMYQGQNGSPPPTGLARVPLPANPQTASPRTTVPLAPGVPQQQQVTIQVQEVELGGGAPRQGNFLSTPGGHRVLGKQLSADNAETHSRSLGRFTSGYDQAQFSHHLFSADAASRGTSGIVGTYSPYLQGTSLKVPGLDGYPSGAAGTGSYGTPSALQQALLSPTPLDYCPPQQHVTPTLQGLLSPRHSLTGHTDPRLPPQDLAALLKRHTPRPLPTPGTPPSGAAQEFGEMLLLRQLNKGDGLDPPAPQGASGGQHYHLLQIRPPEVQPQPQHPSPAPCPSLAHSESMEEDDTPAGYHHPHEGLLVKAGDGHELLGPPRGGTPPYTSPTHRHGAYIRNAPATRESEHVECRPPEQAMEVPDHNGVGYSRGPQGEVYRSRGQLQRHHTIQCCDDAYDQAELMSGMSLLAGKALSSARMSDIHSTTSLSGSQQLHQREESVCDVEGELHAAACYHSSCTSDVLHSYKPPDLQYSMEQAGV; from the exons GTGGCTATAAAAATAGTGGATAAGACTCAACTGGATGACGAAAACCTGAAGAAGATATTCAGAGAAGTGCAAATCATGAAGATGCTAAAGCACCCCCACATCATCCGCCTCTACCAG GTGATGGAGACGGAGAGGATGATCTATCTGGTAACAGAGTTTGCAAGTGGTGGAGAGATATTTG ATCACCTAGTGGCTCATGGGCGCATGGCGGAGAAGGACGCCAGGAAGAAGTTCAAGCAGATCGTGGCAGCAGTCCACTTCTGTCACTGCCGCAACATCGTCCACAGAGACTTAAAGGCTGAGAATCTGTTACTAGACCACAACCTCAACATCAAAATCGCAG ATTTTGGCTTCAGCAACCTGTTTTCTCGGGGGCAGCTGTTGAAGACGTGGTGCGGCAGTCCTCCCTACGCGGCTCCAGAGCTCTTTGAGGGCAAGGAATACGACGGCCCTAAAGTAGATATATGG AGCTTAGGGGTGGTGTTATACGTGCTGGTGTGCGGGGCCTTACCCTTTGACGGCAGCACTCTACAAAATTTGCGAGCACGTGTCCTCAGTGGAAAGTTCCGCATCCCTTTCTTCATGTCCACAG ACTGTGAGTACCTAATAAGACACATGTTGGTTCTGGAGCCCAGCAGACGGTTGACCATGGAGCAAATCTGTAAGAACAAGTGGATGAGACACGGAGATCCGGACCCGGAGTTTGACAGG TTGATAGCAGAGTGTGAGCAGGTGAAGacggagagagagatggagctcATCAACGAGCAGGTGTTGATGGCCATGTCTGAAATGGGTTTGGACCGAGAGCGCACACTTCAG TCCCTACAAACAGATGCGTATGATCACTACAGTGCCATTTACAGTCTGTTGGCTGAACGCCTCAAGAAACACAAGTCCCTGCGTGTCGCCCCACCCCCACCGCGATCTATCAGCTATCCTCTAAATCCTATTCAG CAGACAGACCAACAAGGTAATCCTGTTAGCATGACCGTTCCCCACGTCCAGCTCATCAACCCAGAGAACCAGATCGTTGAG CCCGACGGCAGCATGGCCCTGGACAGTGATGAGGGAGAAGAGCCGTCTCCTGAGGCCATGGCTCGCTACCTGTCAATGAGGCGACACACCGTGGGGGTACCCGACCAAAG GACGGAGATGCCAGAGGACCTCCAGAAGCTTCCACCGGGCTTCCCTCGGGGCGCGTTGCCCCAGCCTCCCTTTCCCCAGCTCCCCCCCAACATGGGCCAAGTGCACGGATTCATGCCCACACCGAGCCTGCAGCCGACACAGCAGCTGGAGTACAAG GAACaatcgctgctgcagccgcccACCCTGCAGGTGCTGAACTGCATGGGGCCCTTGGGTCGGAGAGCTTCCGACGGCGGGGCCAACATTCAGTTACACGCTCAGCTTCTGAAGAGGCCTCGGGGGCCGTCGCCGCTCGTCACCAGCCCG CATCCTAACCCTGCAGTAGCTCCGGTGGATGAGGAGGGTTCAGATGGAGAGCCAGATCAAGAGGCGGTGCAGAG GTACCTGTTGAACCGCTCCAAGCGGCACACGACGCACGCGCTCATGAGCACACCGCATGGCGAATCCTCGACAGAGTCACAGAGGCCACAGGGCCCCCGCCAGAGGGGGGGCTGGGCCCCCGACACACACACCCG ATCCACCTATAAGGACTGTAACACCCTTCATCTCCCCATGGAGCGCTTCTCTCCCGTCAGACGCTTCTCTGACGGCGCCGCGTCCATCCAGGCCTTCAAGGCTCATCTAGAGAACAACAGCCTCATCAGGCAACTCAAGCAG GAGTGTGAACAGCTCCAGAAGATGTATGCAGCCCAGCAGGACGAGCGCTTCCTGGAGCACACGCAGCAGCAGCACATCCTGTACCAGCAAGAGCAGCAGATCCTCCACCAGCAAATCCAGGTAGTCGAG GGTCTGTCTTTAGGCCATGGAGAGAGCCAGCCCAGTCACTTAACCCACCAGCTCCAGAG GTTGCGTATCCAGCCCTCCAGCCCTCCACCAACACATCCCAGCAACCACCTCTTCAGACAGCCCAATCAGAGTCCTCCGCCTGGCTCTGCAGGCTTAATGCAAGGGCACG GTCAGTCATCAGTGCAGTACCAGCATGGTGCCATGTACCAAGGACAGAACGGCAGCCCGCCTCCAACAGGTCTGGCCCGGGTCCCCCTGCCAGCCAATCCACAGACAGCATCTCCCCGAACCACGGTTCCCCTCGCACCCGGCGTACCTCAGCAACAACAG GTGACCATTCAGGTGCAGGAAGTGGAGCTGGGAGGTGGAGCACCGAGGCAGGGCAACTTTTTGTCCACGCCTGGAGGACACAGAGTCCTCGGGAAACAGCTTAGCGCAGACAACGCTGAGACGCACAG CCGCAGCCTTGGCCGGTTCACGTCTGGCTATGACCAGGCCCAGTTCAGTCACCACCTGTTCTCCGCGGATGCTGCTTCCCGGGGAACCTCCGGAATCGTCGGCACCTACAGCCCCTACTTGCAAGGAACCTCCCTTAAAGTTCCCGGCCTGGATGGTTACCCGAGCGGGGCGGCAGGAACCGGCAGCTACGGGACGCCCTCGGCTCTGCAGCAGGCCCTACTTTCCCCAACACCTTTGGACTACTGCCCCCCACAACAGCATGTCACCCCCACCCTGCAGGGCCTCCTGTCTCCCCGCCATTCGTTAACGGGCCACACCGACCCCAGGCTGCCCCCCCAggacctggccgccctgctGAAGCGACACACCCCGCGCCCTCTTCCCACACCTGGGACGCCCCCCAGCGGCGCGGCGCAGGAGTTTGGAGAGATGCTGCTCCTCCGCCAGCTGAACAAAGGGGACGGTCTGGATCCCCCCGCGCCACAGGGGGCCTCCGGAGGGCAGCATTACCACCTGTTACAGATCAGACCCCCGGAGGTTCAGCCTCAGCCGCAGCACCCGAGTCCGGCGCCGTGTCCGAGCTTAGCTCACTCAGAGAGCATGGAGGAGGACGACACGCCCGCGGGTTACCACCACCCGCACGAAGGCCTGCTGGTCAAGGCAGGGGACGGGCACGAGCTGCTGGGGCCTCCTCGCGGAGGCACCCCGCCCTACACTTCTCCCACACACAGGCACGGGGCCTACATAAGGAATGCACCAGCTACTAGAG AATCTGAACATGTGGAGTGCCGACCCCCGGAACAGGCCATGGAAGTGCCGGACCACAACGGTGTGGGCTATTCCCGGGGTCCCCAGGGTGAGGTGTACAGATCCAGAGGACAGCTACAGCGCCACCACACCATCCAGTGCTGCGATGATGCCTAC GATCAGGCAGAGCTCATGTCGGGTATGAGCCTCTTGGCCGGCAAGGCTCTCAGCTCCGCTCGAATGTCGGACATTCACAGCACGACGTCGCTGTCGGGGAGCCAGCAGCTGCACCAGCGGGAGGAGTCAG TGTGTGACGTAGAAGGGGAGCTCCACGCAGCGGCCTGCTACCACTCCTCCTGCACCAGTGACGTGCTGCACAGCTACAAGCCCCCCGACCTGCAGTACAGCATGGAGCAGGCTGGGGTCTAG